The Bacteroidota bacterium genome includes a region encoding these proteins:
- a CDS encoding carboxypeptidase regulatory-like domain-containing protein has product MKKITVMLLLLTATFYCKAQNEGEITGKVLDEETNEALPGAHMILKSGDTKVMEVATNDNGIYVFKPVKPGIYDVSIIFIGYDTTRYLGLEVNSNGINYQDFIIYPGIKLDPFTVRPSLVDDQVPGEVKEFEAEDIGHMTVSSPVEVAVQAAKVQQNDRTGGLFLGGSREDATMYVVDGVKVIGSLYVPMNAIENISVLTGGIPANYGDFTGGIIEITTKSYSGIF; this is encoded by the coding sequence ATGAAAAAAATTACTGTTATGTTATTATTGCTCACTGCAACATTTTATTGCAAAGCACAAAACGAAGGAGAAATTACAGGAAAAGTTTTAGATGAAGAAACAAACGAAGCTCTTCCGGGTGCACACATGATCTTAAAAAGTGGTGACACAAAGGTGATGGAAGTTGCCACCAATGATAATGGAATTTATGTATTCAAACCAGTAAAACCAGGTATTTATGATGTATCAATTATTTTTATCGGATATGATACAACCCGATATCTTGGATTAGAAGTAAATTCCAATGGAATAAATTATCAGGATTTTATTATTTACCCGGGAATAAAATTAGATCCATTTACCGTTAGGCCTTCTTTGGTTGATGATCAGGTGCCTGGCGAAGTAAAAGAGTTTGAAGCGGAAGATATTGGTCATATGACTGTTAGCAGCCCGGTAGAAGTTGCAGTACAGGCTGCAAAAGTTCAGCAAAATGATAGAACCGGTGGACTTTTTCTTGGAGGATCCCGGGAGGATGCAACCATGTATGTTGTTGATGGAGTTAAAGTAATTGGCAGCTTATATGTTCCAATGAATGCAATTGAAAATATCTCTGTTTTAACCGGAGGAATACCGGCAAATTACGGCGATTTTACTGGTGGGATTATTGAAATAACAACAAAAAGCTATTCGGGAATATTTTGA
- a CDS encoding T9SS type A sorting domain-containing protein: MKKYLLLTLIVISGFLLIQYKYLSSAEEISNKNTREQSIDDWLYQQKAFPYDKTDRAAQRKAVQSALAQKIKNKNAKTTDIEDWNFIGPVTIGGRILDIDCPAGNDNTIYVGTASGGVLKSYDRGATWANIFDDNSTLSIGDIVIDKIDTNIIYVGTGEPGNGTGSVTYDGNGIYKSTNGGNTWTNIGLTEGGNTGRIIIHPDNNQILFAAMLGDLFENSSERGIYRSENGGTSWEKVLYINDSTGGIDVCINPDDPNIVYASTWERVRRYNRKDYSGNGSRIYRSEDGGDTWNMLTNGLPLEPLAKITLTIAPSNPDVLYASIVDPAETLKDIYKTVDGGDTWIALDCADEVATSAQDTWFGGMRISPSDANKVYWIGFTCARSNNGGNTWSGMATSAHVDCHALYISPTNENFKIMGSDGGLFFTENDFATFTTAQNIPVTQLYTLDVFPGDTSLLIGGAQDNGSFIKNTFGDWYFVNGGDGVSAKWLPVNENSYYANIQYGNYYGVVDGVEKAFFGYDWGDRHNWRSPLELNPLNGSTIYIGGSKIQRTTNYGDNFETISDDLSNGSSGTGLTFGSIFTIHNAAADTNYIYVGTDDANVWRSKDYGDNWELITEGLPYRYCMSIETDPEDAEIVYVTFSGFRWADNAAHVYKSTNAGDSWTDISGDLPDIPVNDIVIGQLNEDSTSLMIATDVGCYYSYNDGINWNFLGSEMPVVSIYEIYYDQESNTLFAGTYGRGAWKIQMPRAEPPNISIEETLELNITISPNPISDIINISTNQNVNGASLNVYNISGEKVFISQNNSGNYFFIPANNLAAGNYFVELKIGEKRLVKKLVKA; this comes from the coding sequence ATGAAAAAATATTTACTCCTTACTTTAATTGTCATTTCCGGATTTTTATTAATTCAATACAAGTATTTATCTTCCGCGGAAGAAATTTCCAATAAAAATACTAGAGAACAAAGCATCGACGATTGGCTTTATCAGCAAAAAGCATTTCCTTATGATAAAACAGATAGAGCTGCACAACGCAAAGCTGTTCAATCTGCTTTAGCGCAAAAAATAAAAAATAAAAATGCTAAAACAACCGATATTGAGGACTGGAATTTTATTGGTCCTGTTACCATCGGGGGAAGAATTCTGGATATTGATTGTCCTGCAGGAAATGATAATACCATTTATGTGGGAACAGCATCAGGTGGTGTATTAAAATCCTATGATAGAGGTGCAACCTGGGCAAATATTTTTGATGATAATTCAACGCTTTCTATTGGTGATATTGTTATTGACAAAATAGATACGAATATTATTTATGTAGGTACCGGTGAGCCCGGAAATGGAACCGGATCTGTTACTTATGATGGAAATGGAATTTACAAATCTACCAATGGTGGAAACACATGGACAAATATCGGATTAACCGAAGGAGGAAATACCGGAAGAATTATTATACATCCTGATAATAATCAGATTTTATTTGCTGCAATGTTGGGTGATCTTTTCGAAAATTCATCTGAACGCGGAATTTACCGATCAGAAAATGGAGGCACAAGCTGGGAAAAAGTTTTATATATAAATGATTCCACCGGAGGAATTGATGTCTGCATAAATCCTGATGATCCGAATATTGTTTATGCATCAACATGGGAACGAGTACGCAGATATAACCGAAAAGATTATTCAGGAAATGGCAGCAGAATTTACAGAAGTGAAGATGGTGGAGATACCTGGAATATGTTAACCAATGGATTGCCATTAGAACCTCTTGCAAAAATTACATTAACTATAGCACCATCAAATCCTGATGTATTATATGCATCTATTGTTGATCCTGCAGAAACATTAAAAGATATTTATAAAACTGTGGATGGAGGTGATACCTGGATAGCACTTGATTGTGCCGATGAAGTTGCAACCTCCGCACAGGATACCTGGTTCGGCGGAATGCGCATTAGTCCGAGTGATGCAAACAAAGTTTATTGGATCGGATTTACCTGCGCGCGTTCCAATAACGGTGGAAATACATGGAGCGGAATGGCAACTTCCGCGCATGTGGATTGCCATGCATTATATATTTCTCCCACTAACGAAAATTTTAAAATAATGGGAAGCGATGGCGGATTATTTTTTACGGAAAATGATTTTGCAACATTTACTACGGCTCAGAATATTCCCGTTACACAATTATATACTTTGGATGTTTTTCCAGGTGATACCAGTTTATTAATTGGTGGTGCACAAGATAATGGTAGTTTTATAAAAAATACTTTCGGCGATTGGTATTTTGTAAATGGTGGCGACGGAGTTAGCGCAAAATGGTTACCGGTAAATGAAAATTCTTACTACGCAAATATCCAATATGGCAATTATTATGGCGTTGTGGATGGAGTTGAAAAAGCATTTTTCGGTTACGATTGGGGCGACAGGCATAATTGGAGAAGTCCTTTGGAATTAAATCCTTTAAATGGATCAACAATTTATATAGGTGGAAGTAAAATTCAGCGCACCACCAATTACGGAGATAATTTTGAAACGATCAGTGATGATCTTTCCAATGGGAGTTCCGGCACGGGATTAACATTTGGAAGTATTTTCACCATTCACAATGCAGCAGCCGATACAAATTATATATATGTTGGAACTGATGATGCAAATGTTTGGAGAAGTAAAGATTACGGAGATAATTGGGAATTAATTACCGAGGGTTTACCATATCGTTATTGTATGAGTATAGAAACGGATCCTGAGGATGCAGAAATTGTGTATGTAACTTTCAGTGGATTCCGTTGGGCAGATAATGCTGCACACGTATATAAATCGACAAATGCCGGCGACAGCTGGACCGATATATCCGGCGACCTTCCCGATATTCCGGTTAATGATATTGTGATAGGACAATTAAATGAGGACTCCACTTCTTTAATGATAGCAACTGATGTTGGATGTTATTATTCTTACAATGATGGAATTAATTGGAATTTTTTGGGTTCAGAAATGCCTGTGGTTTCCATTTATGAAATTTATTACGATCAGGAATCCAATACTTTATTTGCCGGAACCTATGGTCGTGGTGCATGGAAAATTCAAATGCCAAGGGCAGAGCCACCAAATATTTCTATTGAGGAAACACTTGAATTAAATATCACCATATCACCCAATCCAATTTCGGATATAATAAATATTTCCACCAACCAAAATGTTAATGGTGCAAGTTTAAATGTTTATAATATTTCAGGAGAAAAGGTATTTATATCCCAAAATAATTCCGGCAACTATTTCTTCATCCCTGCCAATAATTTAGCTGCAGGAAATTATTTTGTAGAATTAAAAATAGGAGAGAAGCGCCTTGTTAAAAAATTGGTGAAGGCCTGA